The sequence below is a genomic window from Arthrobacter sp. U41.
ATGTCGCCGCCCAGCTGCTGGCGAGGGAAGCCGGAGTGGACCCGCACCCCGCCATGTCGCGGGTCCCCGTCGGCCTCGGCGCGTGGGCGCTGCTGCGCTCCACCCGGATGGAAGACGGCCGGACGGGAACAACGGCTCCGCTCGCGGTGACCATCCAGGAATGCCCCGCGGCGGAGCGGCTTGAAGTGTTTGCCCGCTGCTTCGCCCTGACACCGCAGCAGCACCGGCTGCTGGGGCTCACCGCCGGCGGACTCAGCACGGCGGAGCTGGCCGCGGCGCTGCGGATCAGCCCCTACACCGTGCAGGACCAGTTCAAGGCCGTCTTCGCTGCCTGCGGCGTCCGGAGCCGGAGCGCGCTGCTGGGCCTGGCCCTGGGCACCGCGGCGGCGCCGCCGGAGGCGGGCCCGGCAACGGGCCGGCGGTAACGGGCGCGGAAGCCGGTCCGGCTAGCCGCCGGCGAACGGCGGCAGCACGTCCACGACGTCGTCCGGCCGGAGCGCGGCCGCACGGTTCCGCACCGCCACCTCGTTGAGCAGGAAGCTGCTCCGGGACAGCAGGCGCGCCAGCGGCGGCGTCCCGGCCGGGGGTTCGGGGCGCTCGACGGCGAGGATCGCTTCGAGCAGTGAGTCGACGGTGGCGTCAGCGGGGAGGTCAAAGCGCTCCTCCTCGACGCCGGCGGCAGCGCGCGCGGCAGCGAAGTATCGTACGTTCACGGGTGGTTCAGCCTCCGATGGCGCTCATGCTGCGGTCCGGCTGGACGAAGTCCGGGGCGTCCAGTCCGACGTGGTCCATACCGTGGGCCTTGGGTTTGATCCACATGGCGTCCTGCCAGCGCTCGGCGAGCTGTTCGTCGCTGGCGCCCTCGCGGAGCAGCCCCAGCAGGTCCACTTCCTCACGGGAGAACAGGCAGCTCATGATCTTGCCCTCGGCCGTGATCCGGGTGCGGCGGCAGTCGGAGCAAAACGGCTCGGTCACGGAGGCGATGATCCCCACGGTTCCCAGCACCGGGCCGGCCGCCTCGGCCGTGCCGGGCACCCGGGCCCGTACCTCAAAGCGTTCCGCCGGGGCGCCGTCGCGGTCCCGCGGGTCAGCGCTGAGCACGTAGTCGACGGAGAGCAGTTCACGGATCTCCGCG
It includes:
- a CDS encoding MoaD/ThiS family protein, with the protein product MNVRYFAAARAAAGVEEERFDLPADATVDSLLEAILAVERPEPPAGTPPLARLLSRSSFLLNEVAVRNRAAALRPDDVVDVLPPFAGG